In Natrinema amylolyticum, the following are encoded in one genomic region:
- a CDS encoding deoxyuridine 5'-triphosphate nucleotidohydrolase produces the protein MFRSGAFVADYVSPTTDTQIQPNGVDLTADVVFEQLEPGRIGRDSKQIGDRVARPLEELEQKEPDTYYLPKGAYVVRYGERIEIPEGHVGFVYPRSSLMRNSCMLNTAVWDAGYEGRGEGLLQVHHDIELARGARIAQLVLAEADHEDVYDGSYQGENVE, from the coding sequence ATGTTCCGTTCCGGTGCCTTCGTCGCCGACTACGTCTCACCGACGACCGATACGCAGATCCAGCCAAACGGAGTGGATCTCACCGCCGACGTCGTCTTCGAGCAGCTGGAACCGGGCCGCATCGGCCGGGACAGCAAACAGATCGGCGACCGCGTCGCCCGTCCGCTTGAGGAGCTCGAGCAGAAAGAGCCCGACACCTACTACCTACCGAAAGGTGCCTACGTCGTCCGCTACGGCGAACGGATCGAGATCCCGGAGGGTCACGTTGGCTTCGTATATCCGCGCTCGTCGCTCATGCGCAACTCCTGTATGCTCAATACGGCGGTGTGGGACGCGGGCTACGAGGGGCGGGGCGAGGGGCTGTTACAGGTCCACCACGACATCGAACTCGCGCGCGGTGCCCGGATCGCCCAACTGGTCCTCGCCGAGGCCGACCACGAGGACGTCTACGACGGGAGCTATCAGGGCGAAAACGTCGAGTGA
- a CDS encoding metal-dependent hydrolase, which produces MMATTHVFTGLAVVAPVAYAAPEFAAALAVGAILGGLAPDFDLVVTHRRTLHFPVAGLAIAVPAVVVAAVSPSTLTLALAALAVTAWLHAASDAIGGGPEMDPWNERTERAVYDHVRGRWIRPRRWIRYDGAPEDAALGIALAIPALLVFDGRLTAVIVGGIAVSLVYTICRRRLVAWTPDWLE; this is translated from the coding sequence ATGATGGCGACCACCCACGTGTTCACCGGACTCGCGGTCGTCGCGCCGGTCGCGTACGCCGCTCCCGAGTTCGCGGCCGCGCTCGCGGTCGGTGCGATCCTCGGCGGGCTCGCCCCCGATTTCGATCTCGTCGTCACCCATCGACGGACGCTGCACTTTCCCGTCGCCGGGCTCGCGATCGCCGTTCCCGCGGTCGTCGTTGCGGCCGTCTCCCCCTCGACGCTCACGCTCGCACTGGCCGCGCTCGCCGTCACGGCCTGGCTTCACGCCGCGAGCGATGCGATCGGCGGCGGTCCCGAGATGGACCCGTGGAACGAGCGCACCGAGCGTGCGGTCTACGATCACGTCCGCGGGCGGTGGATCCGTCCTCGGCGATGGATCCGCTACGACGGCGCGCCCGAGGACGCCGCTCTCGGAATCGCACTCGCGATTCCGGCACTGCTCGTCTTCGACGGCCGGCTCACCGCCGTCATCGTCGGTGGAATCGCCGTCTCCCTGGTCTATACGATCTGCCGGCGTCGGCTGGTCGCGTGGACGCCCGACTGGCTCGAGTGA
- a CDS encoding copper resistance protein CopD, with protein MVDELAARTAHLVFAALWAGSVCFVAAVIVPLARDGAFNTTQPLEVISGKLTSVSRVSSLVLLLSGGHLAGNIYTTETLFGEIGGRLVLLMVALWLVLTALVEIGAKRFETGLTGKKIREPARDALPVFRAAAVAAIALLIVAGLLSANVGRLV; from the coding sequence ATGGTCGACGAGCTCGCCGCCAGAACGGCGCACCTGGTCTTCGCCGCCCTCTGGGCCGGCAGTGTCTGTTTCGTTGCCGCCGTCATCGTCCCGCTCGCACGCGACGGCGCGTTCAATACGACCCAACCGCTCGAGGTCATCTCGGGGAAACTGACATCCGTCTCGCGGGTGAGTTCGCTCGTTCTCCTCCTCTCGGGCGGCCATCTGGCAGGGAACATCTACACGACCGAGACGCTCTTCGGAGAGATCGGCGGCCGACTGGTACTCCTGATGGTCGCGCTCTGGCTGGTCCTGACCGCGCTCGTCGAAATCGGTGCGAAGCGGTTCGAGACCGGACTCACCGGAAAGAAGATCCGCGAACCGGCCCGCGATGCGCTGCCGGTGTTTCGGGCGGCGGCCGTCGCCGCGATCGCCTTACTGATCGTCGCGGGGCTGCTCTCGGCCAACGTCGGTCGTCTGGTTTAG
- a CDS encoding PAS domain S-box protein, with protein MTRSGHRVVFAGDDPTSLDGLETAFDVVAPGDRAAVIDCLESTAIDCVVVAGTGTDRVETVAAAADAAPSVPIVYATATPDGTAAAAATRAGATEYVVRTAEETLIERVAAVSSALGSASAGGSCGGRDPDHECPTGTDSSPDGSRGRVSRTERDAILDRIHATVSDDGPLDARLEELLSIGRTALGVEYGTLSRIDGGRYTFEYVSGVDDHITSGETLPLSEAYCQRIVDSGEPLGFTAVTDQRPELTDRGAFREYGITCFLGVPVTVDGDLWGTLCFFARSDRSAAFSEWERTIVELLANWIGHELEGRSRARELERVRTARERALERHDDAVLTVDEDWRLTSVRGRTEELLSRDETAVGASLWAVLPDAIGSRLEAEYRRAMAEGTPITLEEYVPSLERWLRLRLSPAETELSVTITDVTERREREVELQRYETIVETVDDGVLVIDSDQRFVHVNDAFADLVGASRERLIGTHASTLIDKAGRDAWITAAMSLAMGDSTRETFDAELQRVDGGTVPIEANVTLLESTDPDDVAFVSVVRDVTAQRRRADVVTELLETTRALFSCESRADVAEVVVDAAERVLGFEIGAVRLYDPETAELVLTAASDAVDELFDERKRVGIHESEMGKAFRTADPIVFEDVQRSSPFDYESIRGAMCIPIGDHGLLNVSSPVSGAFDDHHVQLAQLLTASAAAALERADRGEELLRHERVLETVEGMVYAVDGDARLTLVTEPLAERLGYDREELIGEPVSHIFADESYDRAVEHVEGLLADPQRDGDAFEATYTTADGERFPVEIECSLLPRDEDEIAAETFRGTVSVVRDITQRKEREQYLQVLNRVLRHNLRNDLTVVIGYAELLRERLDDPELAAAADTLLETATDLADTSEKTRAIQHALDRDGDLQPVDAAAVAAETVAETETGDAAVSVSTAGNCWAWADSGLGLVVENLLENAIRHGGATPTVEVSVARDGERIELAVDDDGPGIPPAETAVVTGETDITQLTHSSGLGLWLVRWMVDSYGGSVSFATSALGGSRIEIALEAAQSPSADAE; from the coding sequence GTGACTCGATCCGGGCACCGCGTCGTCTTCGCCGGGGACGACCCGACGTCGCTCGACGGCCTCGAGACCGCGTTCGACGTGGTCGCTCCGGGAGACCGAGCGGCGGTCATCGACTGCCTCGAATCGACTGCCATCGATTGCGTCGTCGTTGCCGGGACCGGAACCGATCGCGTCGAGACCGTCGCCGCGGCGGCCGACGCTGCCCCATCGGTGCCGATCGTGTACGCGACGGCGACGCCCGACGGTACCGCCGCGGCCGCGGCGACGCGTGCGGGGGCGACGGAGTACGTCGTTCGAACGGCCGAAGAGACGCTCATCGAGCGCGTCGCGGCCGTCTCGAGCGCTCTCGGCTCCGCGAGCGCAGGAGGGAGCTGCGGCGGACGCGACCCGGATCACGAGTGCCCGACCGGAACCGATTCGAGTCCAGACGGGTCGCGCGGTCGGGTGAGCCGGACCGAGCGCGACGCGATCCTCGACCGGATCCACGCGACCGTGTCGGACGACGGTCCGCTAGACGCGCGCCTCGAGGAACTCCTGTCGATCGGTCGCACCGCGCTCGGTGTCGAATACGGAACGCTCTCGCGGATCGACGGCGGCCGCTATACGTTCGAATACGTCTCGGGCGTCGACGATCACATCACGAGCGGGGAGACGTTGCCCCTGTCCGAGGCCTACTGCCAGCGAATCGTCGACTCCGGAGAGCCGCTCGGATTTACCGCCGTCACGGACCAGCGGCCGGAGTTGACCGATCGCGGTGCCTTTCGGGAGTACGGCATCACCTGTTTCCTGGGCGTCCCGGTCACCGTCGACGGCGACCTGTGGGGGACGCTCTGCTTTTTCGCCCGCTCGGATCGGTCCGCCGCGTTCTCCGAGTGGGAGCGGACGATCGTCGAGTTGCTGGCGAACTGGATCGGCCACGAACTCGAGGGGCGATCGCGAGCGCGCGAACTCGAGCGCGTGCGGACCGCTCGCGAGCGAGCCCTCGAGCGACACGACGACGCGGTCCTCACCGTCGACGAGGACTGGCGACTGACGTCGGTACGCGGCCGGACCGAGGAGTTGCTGTCGCGCGACGAGACGGCCGTCGGAGCCTCACTGTGGGCGGTGCTCCCCGACGCGATCGGCTCGAGGCTCGAGGCGGAGTATCGACGCGCGATGGCAGAGGGGACGCCGATCACCCTCGAGGAATACGTTCCCTCGCTGGAGCGGTGGCTCCGGCTCCGGCTCTCTCCCGCCGAGACCGAGCTGTCGGTGACCATTACCGACGTGACCGAGCGTCGCGAGCGAGAGGTCGAACTGCAACGCTACGAGACGATCGTTGAGACGGTCGACGACGGCGTCCTCGTGATCGATTCCGATCAGCGGTTCGTCCACGTCAACGACGCCTTCGCCGACCTCGTCGGTGCCAGTCGCGAGCGACTCATCGGCACGCACGCGTCGACTCTCATCGACAAGGCGGGTCGAGATGCCTGGATCACCGCCGCCATGTCCCTGGCCATGGGCGATTCGACCCGCGAGACGTTCGACGCCGAACTCCAGCGCGTCGACGGCGGAACCGTCCCGATCGAGGCGAACGTGACGCTGCTGGAGTCGACCGATCCGGACGACGTCGCGTTCGTGTCCGTGGTTCGCGACGTGACCGCCCAGCGACGCCGCGCGGACGTCGTCACCGAGTTGCTCGAGACGACGCGCGCCCTGTTCTCCTGTGAATCGCGGGCGGACGTCGCCGAGGTCGTCGTCGACGCCGCCGAGCGCGTCCTCGGGTTCGAAATCGGTGCCGTCCGGCTCTACGATCCGGAGACGGCGGAACTGGTCTTGACAGCCGCCTCCGACGCCGTCGACGAACTGTTCGACGAGCGAAAGCGCGTCGGAATCCACGAGAGCGAGATGGGTAAGGCGTTCCGCACCGCCGACCCGATCGTCTTCGAGGACGTCCAGCGCAGTTCGCCGTTCGATTACGAGTCGATCCGCGGCGCGATGTGTATCCCGATCGGCGACCACGGCCTCCTCAACGTTAGCTCCCCGGTCAGCGGTGCCTTCGACGACCACCACGTCCAGCTCGCACAGCTGCTGACCGCCAGCGCGGCCGCTGCGCTCGAGCGGGCCGACCGCGGCGAGGAGCTGCTGCGCCACGAACGGGTCCTCGAGACCGTCGAGGGGATGGTGTACGCGGTCGACGGCGACGCCCGCCTGACGCTGGTGACCGAACCCCTCGCCGAGCGGCTGGGATACGACCGCGAGGAACTCATCGGCGAGCCCGTGTCGCACATCTTCGCCGACGAGTCCTACGACCGCGCGGTCGAACACGTCGAGGGGCTGCTCGCGGACCCCCAGCGCGACGGCGACGCGTTCGAGGCCACCTACACCACCGCCGACGGCGAACGGTTCCCGGTCGAGATCGAGTGTTCACTGTTACCTCGTGACGAGGACGAAATCGCCGCCGAGACGTTCCGCGGGACCGTCAGCGTCGTCAGAGACATCACTCAGCGCAAGGAACGCGAGCAGTACCTGCAGGTTCTCAACCGCGTCCTCCGGCACAACCTGCGGAACGATCTCACCGTCGTCATCGGGTATGCCGAACTTCTCCGCGAACGGCTCGACGATCCGGAGCTCGCGGCCGCCGCGGACACGCTCCTGGAGACCGCGACCGATCTCGCCGACACCAGCGAGAAGACCCGCGCTATCCAGCACGCGCTCGACCGAGACGGCGACCTCCAACCGGTCGACGCCGCCGCGGTCGCCGCGGAGACCGTCGCAGAGACCGAGACCGGGGACGCGGCCGTCTCCGTCTCGACGGCGGGCAACTGCTGGGCCTGGGCCGATTCCGGACTGGGACTCGTCGTCGAGAATCTCCTCGAGAACGCGATTCGACACGGGGGCGCGACACCGACCGTCGAGGTGTCGGTCGCGCGCGACGGCGAGCGAATCGAACTCGCGGTCGACGACGACGGACCCGGCATCCCGCCCGCGGAAACCGCCGTCGTCACCGGCGAGACCGACATCACACAGCTCACCCACAGCAGCGGTCTCGGACTCTGGCTGGTCCGCTGGATGGTCGACAGCTACGGCGGCTCCGTCTCGTTCGCGACGTCGGCCCTCGGCGGGAGCCGGATCGAGATCGCCCTCGAGGCCGCACAGTCGCCGTCGGCCGACGCAGAGTGA
- the gnd gene encoding phosphogluconate dehydrogenase (NAD(+)-dependent, decarboxylating) encodes MQLGLIGLGRMGQIVVDRTLAAGHDVVAFDLDEEAVATAADAGADPAASIDDLVDRLGADKRIWLMVPAGEAVDVTLEELESHLEGDDIVVDGGNSYFEDSVRRAESCPAAYLDCGTSGGPAGAELGFSLMVGGPEWAYEAFEPIFDAVATGPDGHERMGPAGSGHYVKMIHNGVEYALMQSYGEGFELLHEGRYDLDLENVASVWNNGAVIRSWLLELCEEAFREEGSDLGTVADRIEGGSTGTWTVQEALEQEVPLPLIYTALSERFGSRADDGRFSRRLANRLRYGFGRHEVPRRE; translated from the coding sequence ATGCAACTGGGCCTGATCGGACTCGGACGGATGGGACAGATCGTCGTCGATCGCACGCTCGCAGCCGGCCACGACGTGGTCGCCTTCGACCTGGACGAGGAGGCCGTCGCGACGGCGGCCGACGCCGGTGCCGACCCCGCCGCGTCGATCGACGACCTCGTCGACCGGCTGGGCGCGGACAAGCGCATCTGGCTGATGGTTCCCGCCGGCGAGGCGGTCGACGTCACCCTCGAGGAACTCGAGAGCCACCTCGAGGGCGACGATATCGTCGTCGACGGCGGCAACTCCTACTTCGAGGACTCCGTCCGACGCGCCGAGTCCTGCCCCGCGGCGTATCTCGACTGCGGGACCTCCGGCGGCCCTGCGGGTGCCGAGCTCGGCTTCTCGCTGATGGTCGGCGGTCCCGAGTGGGCCTACGAGGCGTTCGAGCCGATCTTCGACGCCGTCGCGACCGGTCCCGACGGCCACGAGCGGATGGGGCCCGCCGGCTCGGGCCACTACGTCAAGATGATCCACAACGGCGTCGAGTACGCCCTGATGCAGTCCTACGGCGAAGGGTTCGAGCTGCTCCACGAGGGCCGGTACGACCTCGACCTCGAGAACGTGGCCTCGGTCTGGAACAACGGCGCGGTGATCCGCTCGTGGCTGCTCGAGCTGTGCGAGGAGGCCTTCCGCGAGGAGGGGTCCGACCTCGGGACCGTCGCCGACCGCATCGAGGGGGGCTCGACCGGCACGTGGACCGTCCAGGAGGCCCTCGAGCAGGAGGTCCCGCTGCCGCTGATCTACACGGCGCTCTCCGAGCGGTTCGGCTCGCGGGCCGACGACGGCCGGTTCTCGCGGCGACTCGCGAACCGGCTCCGGTACGGCTTCGGGCGGCACGAGGTCCCGCGCCGCGAGTAG
- a CDS encoding HalOD1 output domain-containing protein has protein sequence MNSFESTSVSVAADDQLSMAIIDLVAQTTDTDPVELEPLYHAIDPDLLDSLPGETGFTSLEFSYHGYTVVVREGRDAIEVSIADESVTIDDSTETDLAGTGSST, from the coding sequence ATGAATTCGTTCGAGTCGACGTCAGTGTCCGTCGCGGCCGACGACCAGCTCAGCATGGCTATTATCGATCTCGTCGCGCAGACCACCGACACCGATCCGGTCGAGTTGGAGCCGCTGTACCACGCGATCGATCCGGACCTCCTCGACTCCCTGCCGGGCGAGACCGGCTTCACCAGTCTCGAGTTTTCCTATCACGGCTACACCGTCGTCGTTCGGGAGGGACGCGACGCGATCGAGGTTTCGATCGCGGACGAGAGCGTGACGATCGACGACTCCACCGAGACCGACCTCGCGGGCACCGGGTCCTCGACGTAA
- a CDS encoding helix-turn-helix domain-containing protein: MREAIVTLSDAELEAMGFSGLVSLLREAGIRDVEMLEDRGYTCVPQVEVEARLDADALADLDCVDDWELVAETEDAYRYLLELTATELPEETVDDHAALLGACETTVTDHGALVSLVGSQDAIREMLRHYEAAGVTPDLCKLGEYDGEASALDALTDRQREVIETAYEMGFYEIPRQASTDDVAGTLDVDAATVSEHLQRAERNLLMRQLPM, translated from the coding sequence ATGCGCGAAGCCATCGTTACCCTCAGTGACGCCGAACTCGAGGCGATGGGCTTCAGTGGGCTCGTCTCGCTCCTCCGGGAGGCGGGGATTCGCGACGTGGAGATGCTCGAGGACCGCGGTTACACCTGCGTTCCACAGGTCGAAGTCGAAGCCCGGCTCGACGCGGACGCGCTCGCGGACCTGGACTGCGTCGACGACTGGGAGCTCGTCGCCGAGACGGAAGACGCGTACCGGTATCTCCTCGAACTCACCGCGACGGAGCTGCCCGAGGAAACGGTCGACGATCACGCGGCGTTACTCGGTGCCTGTGAGACGACGGTGACCGATCACGGCGCTCTCGTCTCGCTCGTCGGGTCACAGGACGCGATCCGCGAGATGCTCCGTCACTACGAGGCCGCCGGTGTCACCCCGGATCTCTGCAAACTCGGCGAGTACGACGGCGAGGCGTCCGCGCTGGACGCGCTGACCGACCGCCAGCGCGAGGTCATCGAGACGGCCTACGAGATGGGGTTCTACGAGATCCCGCGCCAGGCGTCGACCGACGACGTCGCCGGCACGCTCGACGTCGACGCCGCGACGGTCTCCGAACACCTCCAGCGAGCGGAGCGGAACCTGCTGATGCGACAGCTACCGATGTAG
- a CDS encoding orc1/cdc6 family replication initiation protein — MPRFERKQNIFQNKDALGESYQPERIEERDEEIEAYMDALQPIIDGWEPNNIFLYGNTGVGKTAVTEYLLDVLQDDVTEYDDVDLSVLGVNCKTLNSSYQVAIELVNTLRPAGAEISTTGYPQQTVFKKLYGELEALGGTVVIVLDEIDSIGDRDELLYELPRARSNGYLEATKVGLIGISNDFKFREQLDPRVQDTLCERELQFPPYEASELTNILESRAEVAIAEDGCDGGVLNLCAALAARDSGSARQALDLLRLAGEVAENNDDDAIREGHVERARSKLEQERVEEGMRELTTHGRLALLAVVSKAAKESTPCRTRELYQEYEALCESSGTDSLAQRSVHNHLSDLRMLGILSAKENRSGSRGNYYSYELDVPFSSAVDAMADVLYLDEEIETIRDIARMNSVA, encoded by the coding sequence ATGCCTCGGTTCGAGCGGAAGCAGAACATCTTCCAGAACAAGGACGCTCTCGGGGAATCGTATCAACCCGAACGGATCGAAGAACGTGACGAAGAGATCGAGGCCTACATGGACGCGCTTCAGCCCATCATCGACGGCTGGGAGCCGAACAACATCTTTCTCTACGGGAACACGGGCGTCGGAAAGACCGCTGTCACCGAGTACCTCCTCGACGTGCTCCAGGACGACGTCACCGAGTACGACGACGTCGACCTCTCGGTGCTCGGTGTCAACTGCAAGACGCTCAACTCGTCGTATCAGGTCGCGATCGAACTGGTCAACACGCTCCGCCCCGCCGGTGCCGAGATCAGCACGACCGGCTACCCCCAACAGACCGTCTTCAAGAAGCTCTACGGCGAGCTCGAGGCGCTGGGCGGCACGGTCGTCATCGTCCTCGACGAAATCGATTCCATCGGTGACCGCGACGAGTTACTGTACGAACTCCCGCGCGCCCGCTCGAACGGCTATCTCGAGGCGACGAAGGTCGGCCTTATCGGCATCAGTAACGACTTCAAGTTCCGCGAACAGCTCGATCCGCGCGTCCAGGACACGCTCTGTGAGCGCGAACTGCAGTTTCCTCCCTACGAGGCGTCCGAACTCACCAACATCCTCGAGTCTCGAGCCGAGGTCGCGATCGCCGAGGACGGCTGCGACGGCGGCGTCCTGAACCTCTGTGCGGCACTCGCCGCGCGCGACAGCGGGAGCGCCCGACAGGCGCTGGACCTCCTCCGATTGGCCGGCGAAGTCGCGGAGAACAACGACGACGACGCGATTCGGGAGGGGCACGTCGAACGGGCGCGGTCGAAACTCGAGCAAGAGCGCGTCGAGGAGGGGATGCGGGAGCTGACGACCCACGGACGCCTCGCCCTCCTGGCGGTCGTCTCGAAGGCCGCCAAGGAGTCGACGCCCTGCCGGACCCGAGAGCTCTATCAGGAGTACGAGGCGCTCTGTGAGTCCTCGGGCACCGACTCGCTCGCCCAGCGATCGGTCCACAACCACCTCTCCGATCTCCGGATGCTCGGCATCCTCTCGGCGAAGGAGAACCGAAGCGGCTCCCGCGGGAACTACTACAGCTACGAACTCGACGTCCCCTTCTCGAGCGCCGTCGACGCGATGGCCGACGTGCTCTACCTCGACGAGGAGATCGAGACGATCCGCGATATCGCACGGATGAACAGCGTCGCCTGA
- a CDS encoding 4a-hydroxytetrahydrobiopterin dehydratase has product MSEPALADQECEACTSEDEPLEPDEYADYRAEIRDDVWTVVDDHHLEGTYAFADFRDALEFTYEVGELAEEEWHHPDIRLEWGEVTIEMWTHKIDGLHKADFVMAARMDRIYDDYEPDEDA; this is encoded by the coding sequence ATGTCCGAACCAGCGCTCGCCGATCAGGAGTGTGAGGCCTGTACGAGCGAGGACGAACCCCTCGAGCCCGACGAGTACGCTGACTACCGCGCGGAAATTCGCGACGACGTGTGGACGGTCGTCGACGACCACCATCTCGAGGGAACCTACGCGTTCGCGGATTTCCGCGATGCCCTCGAGTTCACGTACGAAGTGGGCGAGTTGGCGGAGGAAGAGTGGCACCATCCGGACATCCGGCTCGAGTGGGGCGAGGTGACGATCGAGATGTGGACGCACAAGATCGACGGCCTCCACAAGGCCGACTTCGTGATGGCCGCCCGGATGGACCGCATCTACGACGACTACGAACCGGACGAGGACGCGTAG
- a CDS encoding HNH endonuclease translates to MGGDKRNIAVRFFGGAGNYTDVLERLCTYIITENPTEAAVFEWIKSNTRATSDDSIRDRLAFLEGIGLLELDSDRVRLTRQGMAWLSETDPRTLYDLLSSNVRGFDTLLEALLDGPKTDAELGDSIGAAHPEFDWNDASGPAQHRGWLQSLGYVVRSDGVNSLTDSGRELARRRSSDHPTLERGAFYAQTDLEDAFDTSFGSYIKGISPRTDDGELAYVIVKAREDGPYGDEIDGERFTYIGEGVPEKGDQQLTGANNALLEQADRSTVPVYFFYQPADSDELRYEGLVDVVDAEYVSRDGRMVYEFTMERLALEPAEFEALSESVSEGVEGGEDDEPALTDDEEEFTAVQRRVRSSAFPKEVTAAYDGRCAICGKSRESPNGTIDIEAAHIYPKRENGRDNVRNGLALCRLHHWAFDTGWLTVADDYRILVADRPDLEGYEEFAALEGDSLTLPADEDRHPHAKFLAAHRERHGFESP, encoded by the coding sequence ATGGGAGGGGATAAACGCAATATCGCGGTTCGGTTTTTCGGCGGTGCTGGGAACTATACGGACGTTCTCGAGCGACTCTGCACGTACATCATCACCGAAAACCCGACCGAAGCGGCGGTTTTCGAGTGGATCAAATCGAACACGCGAGCGACGAGCGACGACAGTATCCGCGACCGGCTCGCCTTTCTCGAGGGGATCGGGCTGCTCGAACTCGATTCGGACCGCGTTCGGCTCACCCGGCAGGGGATGGCGTGGCTCTCGGAGACGGATCCGAGGACCCTCTACGACCTGCTCTCGAGCAACGTCCGGGGGTTCGATACGCTACTCGAGGCGCTGCTCGACGGACCGAAGACCGACGCCGAACTGGGCGACTCAATCGGAGCCGCTCATCCCGAGTTCGACTGGAACGACGCCTCCGGACCCGCCCAACACAGGGGGTGGTTGCAGAGTCTCGGCTACGTTGTACGATCCGACGGTGTGAACTCGCTGACCGACAGCGGCCGAGAACTGGCGCGGCGACGGTCGTCCGACCATCCGACCCTCGAGCGGGGCGCATTCTACGCCCAGACCGACCTTGAGGACGCGTTCGACACCAGTTTCGGCTCGTACATCAAGGGCATCAGTCCGCGAACGGACGACGGGGAGCTGGCGTACGTCATCGTGAAGGCTCGCGAGGACGGCCCCTACGGCGACGAGATCGACGGCGAGCGGTTCACTTACATCGGAGAAGGGGTCCCGGAGAAGGGCGACCAGCAGTTAACTGGGGCAAACAATGCGCTCCTCGAGCAGGCCGACCGATCGACCGTCCCGGTGTACTTCTTCTACCAGCCGGCGGACAGCGACGAGCTCCGGTACGAAGGGCTGGTCGACGTCGTCGACGCCGAGTACGTCTCGCGGGACGGGCGGATGGTCTACGAGTTCACGATGGAACGGCTCGCGCTCGAGCCGGCCGAGTTCGAGGCGCTCTCGGAGTCGGTCTCCGAAGGCGTCGAGGGGGGCGAAGACGACGAACCGGCCCTGACCGACGACGAAGAGGAGTTCACCGCGGTCCAGCGACGGGTTCGCTCGAGCGCGTTCCCGAAGGAAGTCACGGCCGCCTACGACGGCCGGTGTGCGATCTGTGGGAAATCGCGCGAATCGCCGAACGGGACGATCGACATCGAGGCGGCCCACATCTATCCGAAGCGAGAAAACGGCCGCGACAACGTCCGGAACGGGCTCGCCCTCTGTCGGCTCCACCACTGGGCGTTCGATACCGGCTGGCTCACGGTCGCCGACGACTACCGGATTCTGGTCGCCGACCGGCCCGATCTCGAGGGCTACGAGGAGTTCGCGGCGCTCGAGGGGGACTCGCTGACGTTGCCAGCGGACGAGGACCGACATCCCCACGCCAAATTCCTCGCTGCACACCGGGAACGACACGGGTTCGAGTCGCCGTAA
- a CDS encoding nucleotidyltransferase domain-containing protein, which produces MHLPLPEEQIFRYEAMDDILEITAQNPTDEFSNRDLQDLTGFGGPSVSKALSLLEQLDLVVRRDTGSKTLYRIAERHLSDADDPLFEIPQAEFRAPLRLFVDRLTETVPSIAGILCFGSVARGEADRMSDIDVFVLVADDDELVSVRRTVSDLKRELEAESIDGHRYEFDVFVESDESARNRGSDLRPIFQEGVELYADETLTQVKRAVFGGESE; this is translated from the coding sequence ATGCACCTTCCGCTTCCTGAGGAACAGATCTTCAGGTACGAGGCGATGGACGACATCCTCGAGATCACAGCCCAGAATCCGACCGACGAATTCTCGAATCGGGATCTCCAAGACCTCACCGGATTCGGCGGGCCGAGCGTTTCGAAGGCGCTGTCACTGCTCGAGCAGTTGGATCTCGTCGTCCGGCGTGATACCGGCAGCAAAACGCTGTATCGAATCGCCGAGCGACACCTCTCGGACGCCGACGATCCCCTCTTCGAGATTCCACAGGCGGAATTCCGAGCACCGCTTCGGTTGTTCGTCGACCGTCTCACTGAAACGGTTCCCTCGATCGCGGGGATCCTCTGTTTCGGCAGCGTGGCTCGCGGTGAGGCCGACCGTATGAGCGATATCGACGTCTTCGTACTCGTCGCCGATGACGATGAACTTGTATCCGTTCGACGGACCGTTTCGGATCTGAAACGCGAACTCGAGGCCGAATCGATCGATGGACACCGATACGAGTTCGACGTTTTCGTCGAGTCGGACGAGAGCGCTCGAAACCGAGGGTCGGACCTTCGGCCAATCTTTCAGGAAGGGGTCGAACTGTACGCCGACGAAACGCTCACACAGGTGAAACGCGCTGTGTTCGGTGGTGAAAGCGAGTGA
- a CDS encoding winged helix-turn-helix domain-containing protein: MTPVDRDILELLHNDGGLHELVLSPRIIAENIDWSRQTVREHVMTLREHGLVEYYDETGGIYQLSDRGRSYLEGELDADDLEATDE, translated from the coding sequence ATGACGCCGGTCGATAGAGATATCCTCGAGTTGCTCCACAACGACGGGGGGTTGCACGAACTCGTTTTGTCCCCTCGAATCATCGCAGAGAATATCGATTGGAGTCGTCAAACAGTTCGGGAACACGTGATGACACTTCGTGAGCACGGGCTCGTCGAGTACTACGATGAAACCGGCGGGATCTACCAACTCTCTGATCGCGGCCGTTCGTATCTCGAGGGCGAGCTCGACGCCGACGATCTCGAAGCAACCGACGAGTGA